The Candidatus Alcyoniella australis genome includes a region encoding these proteins:
- a CDS encoding 50S ribosomal protein L23, translating to MREGYQVIRRPVITEKTNLAKDSANQFVFEVMRDANKVEIRKAVEELFNVTVVDVQTMVINGKTKRVGRNMGKRKTWKKALVKLAAGETIDFFEGA from the coding sequence ATGAGAGAGGGATACCAGGTAATCCGGCGTCCGGTGATCACCGAGAAGACCAATTTGGCCAAGGACAGCGCCAATCAGTTCGTCTTCGAGGTCATGCGCGACGCGAACAAGGTCGAGATCCGCAAAGCGGTCGAGGAGTTGTTCAACGTCACGGTCGTCGATGTCCAGACGATGGTGATCAACGGCAAGACCAAGCGAGTCGGCCGGAATATGGGCAAGCGCAAGACGTGGAAGAAGGCGCTGGTCAAGCTCGCCGCGGGCGAGACCATCGATTTCTTCGAGGGAGCGTAG